In a genomic window of uncultured Sphaerochaeta sp.:
- the rpmD gene encoding 50S ribosomal protein L30, which yields MAEAKKVKVTLVKGLSGCLPNQRRTVKALGLGKISSSVIHDATPANLGMVRVVAHLVKVEEM from the coding sequence ATGGCTGAAGCGAAGAAGGTCAAGGTAACCTTGGTCAAGGGGCTCTCCGGATGCCTGCCCAATCAGCGCAGGACCGTTAAGGCTCTTGGACTTGGCAAGATTTCCAGCTCGGTTATACATGATGCCACTCCCGCAAATCTCGGGATGGTCCGTGTAGTTGCACACCTTGTGAAAGTCGAGGAGATGTAA
- the rplO gene encoding 50S ribosomal protein L15 gives MGQINAPKGANTKKTIVGRGASSKGRSCGRGHDGQSSRSGGGVRLGFEGGQMPLYRRVARRGFSNSVFKQEYVVVSLDVISANFEDGDVVTLDALKDAGLVKGYNAQAKILSNGELTKKVVIDGLKVSASAIEKIKAAGGEIR, from the coding sequence ATGGGACAGATCAACGCACCGAAGGGTGCCAATACAAAAAAAACAATCGTAGGTCGTGGCGCTTCCTCGAAGGGTCGCTCCTGCGGTAGAGGTCACGATGGACAGAGTTCCCGCTCCGGCGGTGGTGTTCGTCTTGGCTTTGAAGGCGGCCAGATGCCTCTGTACCGCCGCGTCGCAAGAAGGGGTTTCTCGAACAGCGTATTCAAGCAAGAGTATGTTGTCGTGTCCCTCGATGTGATTTCCGCCAACTTTGAAGATGGAGATGTAGTTACCCTCGACGCCCTTAAGGACGCTGGGTTGGTCAAGGGATACAATGCACAGGCCAAAATCCTGAGCAATGGTGAACTGACCAAGAAGGTAGTCATTGACGGACTGAAGGTTTCCGCAAGCGCAATCGAGAAGATTAAGGCTGCGGGCGGCGAAATCAGATAA